In the Topomyia yanbarensis strain Yona2022 chromosome 3, ASM3024719v1, whole genome shotgun sequence genome, one interval contains:
- the LOC131688203 gene encoding protein qua-1-like, whose amino-acid sequence MDGNGRSGHGHGRGTMEHGRDTDGTRTRTQKRLKRNTEWNGIRMADELNTDKRVTHGRNTEGTWTNGTRTNGIQRGYEHGQDMDGTRRGHGVGTKGARRGHGEGSEEARSGLGGGTDGTRMGHGRDAGVGRDTDGRDKDERDTDGRDTDGRDTDGRDTDGRDTDGRDTDGRDTDGRDTDERNTEGLRTRTGHGRDTKGARCGHEGGTEEARRGLGGGTEQARWRHGRDTDGTRASDETRTDETRTDGTRTDGTRTDGTRTDGTRTDGTRTDGTRTDGTRTDGTRTDGTRTDGTRTDGTRTDGTRTDGTRMDGTRTDHGRTGHGRTGHGRTGHGRDQDGSRTGRGRDADGT is encoded by the coding sequence ATGGATGGCAACGGACGGTCGGGACACGGACACGGAAGAGGCACGATGGAACATGGACGAGACACGGATGGAACACGAACACGGACACAGAAGAGACTCAAAAGAAATacggaatggaatggaataCGGATGGCGGACGAACTGAACACGGACAAACGGGTAACGCACGGACGAAACACGGAAGGGACATGGACGAACGGAACACGGACGAACGGAATACAGAGGGGTTACGAACACGGACAGGACATGGATGGGACACGAAGGGGGCACGGTGTGGGCACGAAGGGGGCACGGAGGGGGCACGGAGAGGGCTCGGAGGAGGCACGGAGCGGGCTCGGTGGAGGCACGGACGGGACACGGATGGGACACGGACGGGACGCGGGCGTCGGACGAGACACGGACGGACGGGACAAGGACGAACGGGACACGGACGGACGAGACACGGACGGACGAGACACGGATGGACGGGACACGGACGGACGGGACACGGATGGACGGGACACGGACGGACGGGACACGGACGGACGGGACACGGACGAACGGAATACAGAGGGGTTACGAACACGGACAGGACATGGAAGGGACACGAAGGGGGCACGGTGTGGGCACGAAGGGGGCACGGAGGAGGCACGGAGAGGGCTCGGAGGAGGCACGGAGCAGGCTCGGTGGAGGCACGGACGGGACACGGACGGGACGCGGGCGTCGGACGAGACACGGACGGACGAGACACGGACGGACGGGACACGGACGGACGGGACACGGACGGACGGGACACGGACGGACGGGACACGGACGGACGGGACACGGACGGACGGGACACGGACGGACGGGACACGGACGGACGGGACACGGACGGACGGGACACGGACGGACGGGACACGGACGGACGGGACACGGACGGACGGGACACGGACGGACGGGACACGGATGGACGGGACACGGACGGACCACGGACGGACGGGACACGGACGAACGGGACACGGACGGACGGGGCACGGACGGGACCAGGACGGGTCACGAACGGGACGCGGACGGGACGCGGACGGGACATGA